The following DNA comes from Micromonospora chokoriensis.
CCCTCCTGCTGGACGTACGGGCGCCAGCCCTCGATGCGTACCGCGTCGCTCTTCTCCGGCACCGAACCCCAGACCACCGGCCCGATCCCGGCCGGCTCGTCGTCGGCGGTGGCGGAGACCACCGCGGCGCCGGCGCCGTCGGCGAAGATGATGCAGGTGGAGCGGTCGGTCCAGTCGGTGAAGTCGGACAACTTCTCCGCGCCGATGACGAGCGCGTTGCGGGACGCGCCGGCCCGGATGGCGTGGTCGACGGTGCCCAGCGCGTACGCGAAGCCGGAGCAGGCGGTGTTGACGTCGAACGCGCCCGGGGCGGTGATGCCCAGCTTGGCGGCGACCCGGCAGGCCACGTTGGGGCTGCGGTCGATGGAGGTGCAGGTGGCCACCACGACCAGGTCGATGTCGGCGGCGGTCAGGCCCGAGTTGGCCAGCGCCTTACCGGCGGCGGCGGCGGCCATGTCGGCCACCGTCTCACTGTCGGCGATCCGCCGGCTGACGATGCCGACCCGGTCCCGGATCCACTCGTCGTTGGTGTCGACGAGCTGCGCGATGTCGTCGTTGGTCACCACCCGGGAGGGTTGGTAGTGCCCCATCGAGACGATGCGACTGCCAGTCATGAGCGACCTCCGATGCGGGCGATCAGGTCCCGTGCGGCCGGCAGGTCGTCCGGGGTGTTCAGGGTGACGATCTCCGGGGCGCCGTCGCCCTTGAGGTCCCGCTTCACCAACCCGGCGAGAGTGCCGGCCGGTGGCAACTCGATCACGCCGGTGACCCCGAGGTCGGCCAGCGTACGCATGCACAGATCCCACCGCACCGGCGCGGTGACCTGACGCACGAGGCGCCGCACCATCTCGGCGCCGTTGTCGACCGCCGTGCCGTCGAGGTTCGACAGCAGGAGGCGGACCGGGTCGGCGGGGGTGATCTCGGCGGCGACCGCGGCGAGCGCGGTCTCGGCCGGGGCCATGTACGGGGTGTGGAACGCGCCGGCCACCTTGAGCCGGATGATCCGCGCCCGCGCGGGCGGCTCGGCGGCGAGCTTGTCGAGCCCGTCCAGCGAACCGGCGGCGACGATCTGCCCGGCGCCGTTGCGGTTGCCCGGGTACAACCCGTTGGTCTCGATCGCGGCGAGCACCTCGTCGGGGTCACCGCCGAGCACCGCGGCCATGCCGGTCGGCTCCAGCGCGCACGCGGCCGCCATCTCCCGGCCACGGACCCCGGCGAGGCTGATCGCGGCCTCGGCCGACAGCACGCCGGCGAGGACGGCGGCACCCAGCTCGCCGACGCTGTGACCGGCGGTGAGCGCGACGTCGTCCATCGGCAGGTGTTCGCCGGCGAGCAGCGCCGCGGCGACCAGCAGCGGCTGGGTGCGGGCGGTGTCCTTGATCTCGTCGGCGTCGGCGTCGGTGCCCAGATGCAGCAGGTCGACCCCGGCGAGCGCCGACCACTCGCGCAGACGCGCCTCCGTGCCGGTCAGGTCGAGCCAGGGGGTCAGGAAGCCGGGTTTCTGAGAACCCTGGCCGGGACTAAGTACGGCGAGCACGCCTATGACTCTCCCGGATACGCGCGGGTAACGCTGTGCCGCCTTCGACCAAACCGCACTAGGACCTTTGGAGGTTTCCTACAGAGATCGGCGGGGATCATCCTCGTTTTGGGCGGTTTTCCGGGTGGCCGGGGTCATTGTCTGAGTCGGGACGGATGAGGTGATCGGGGCAACCGGATCCAACCGGCCCACGGTCAGCGCGACCTGGAGAGCGAACGCGTCCCGGGGAGACAACGGCGAGAAGCCGGTCACCTCGGCGATCCGCCGCAACCGGTACCGCACCGTGTTCGGGTGGACGAACAACGCCCGTGCCGCGCTCTCCAGCGTGCCGCCGGCGGCCAGGAACGCGTCCAGGGTCGCCAACAGTTCGCCGCCGGCGCGCACCAGCGTCGCGTACACGTCGTGCCGCAACCGCCGGCGGGCCTCGGCGTCGCCCGCGAGAGCCCGCTCCGGCAACAGGTCGGCGGCCGGCACCGGCCGGGGGGCGCTCGGCCACGCCGGCGCCGCCCGGAAACCGGACAACGCCGCCCGAGCCGACTCGGTCGCCTCGTCCAGGCTCGGCACCGCCGGCCCGACCACCACCGGGCCGTCCCCGAACGCGCTCAGCAACTTGGCCGTGGCGGCCATCGGATCGGCCGCGCCACCCAGCACGATCACCAGTCGGTCGCCGTGGACACCGCCGATCACCTCCACGCCGATCCGGCGGGCCTGCCGATAGACCACGTGCAGCACCGCGGAGACCTCCCCGCCGGGCGACCGGCCGACAGCGACCGCCACCGGCGGCGCGTCCGCCCAGCCGAGCGCGGCGGCCCGACTGGCCAGCACGTCCGGCGAGTCACCGCGCAGCAGCGCGTCGACCAGCAGGGCCTGCAACCGGGCGTCCCAGGCGCCACGGGACTCGGCGGCCCGCGCGTACACCCGGGCGGCGGCGAACGCGATCTCCCGCGAGAAGCGCAGCACCGCCTCGCGCAGCTGCTGCTCCTCGCCCTCGGCGGCCAGGTGCGACACCTGCTCCTCGACCACGTCGATGGTCACCTTGATCAACGCCACGGTCTGCTGGAGGGTGATCGACCGGGCCAGCGCCTGCGGGGCGGCGGCGAAGACCTCGTCCGAGACCTCCTGGGTGCTGTCCGCCGTGCCGCCGCCGTCCTGCAACCACTGCACCAGGGAGCGCGCGCCGGCCTGGGCCACCAGCATCACCCAGGAGCGCTGGTCGGCCGGCAGCGCCCGGAACCAGGGCAGGGTCTCGTCCATCCGGGCCACGCTGGAGGTGGCCAGCGCCCCCGCCGAACGTTCGATCCGGCGCAGCGTGGCCGACAGCTCTCCACCGCCCGGCGTGCTCACCGCACTAGCCTGACACGTCCTGAGCAGGCCATCCACGTCGGCACCGGTTAGGCGGTAGCGGCGAGGGCTTTCCGGCCGGCGCCCTTGACCGACGCCGTCAGCGCCCCTTCGGGGCTGTGCAGCAGACACCCCACGCTGAGCGCGCCCGCCTGCCACTCGGGCTCGCCCTCCGGCGTGAACCAGAACAACTGGAACCGGCCCTCCACGTCGGTCTCCGACACCCCGACGTACCGGGAGACGACGGCCCGGCACCCCGCGTGCCTGATGTCGTCGGTCAACGTCTCGACCTCCGGCCCGGCCCGCCAGATGCCCGCGAACTCGGTGTCGTGCGGCCCCGTGCAGGAGGCGGGCGGCAGGTCGCCCGACTCGGTCGGATCGTTGAAGCACGTGTACCGGAACGGCGAGTCACCGGCCAGGGCACCGCGCAGGCTGTTCGCCCTGGGGTTGGGGAACCACCGGTCCACCGCGTGCATCTCCAGCAGGTCGCAGCGGTACCACCGCTCACCCGCCTCCCAGCGCGCAGCCGACGGGACCAGCGTCCGCATCGCCAGCCGTGACTCGCGCCACTCGCCGCCCAGGAAGACGGCGGCATCGGCGTCGCAGGCCTCGTACAGTCGGGAGATCGCCTCGGTGCCGGGGGCCGGCGGCGCCGACGCGGCGCCCTCCGCGCCGGTGATCCGGCCGACCAGGAACGTCTCCACCTCGTGTTTCGAGGAGCAGGGAATCGGGAGGTACGCCTCAGGGCTGCGTTCGTCGGCGGCGGTGGCGTGGCACACCCCCGCCGAGGGGACGAAGGTCGAGGTCGCCTTCGCGGAGGGGCCGCCGTCACAACCGCCTGCCCCGAGGGTCAACGCCACCAGGATTGCCGAGCCCCACGAACGTCGCACGTCGTCCCCATCCTGAGCGGCCGCATCGGCGTGAATGCCGGACAGCGTACGACGGGTCGATGACCGTCATCGTCCAGGGTGGACTCCCACACTCACGGGTGCGGGGGAGGGGGCAGGCCCAGCTCCTGGGCCAGGATCGCGGCCTGCACCCGGCTGCGCAGGTCCAGCTTCGCCAGGATCCGGCTCACGTGCGTCTTGGTGGTGCTCTCCGCCAGCACCAGCCGTTCGGCGATCTGCTGGTTGGACAGGCCCAGGCCGAGGCAGGCCAGCACGTCGCGCTCACGGGGGGTGAGGGTGGCCAGCGCGGCCCGGGTGGCGGCCGACGCGGTCGGCGCGGTGGCCGCGAAAGCGGTGATCAACCGGCGGGTCACGGCGGGTGCGATGAACCCGTCACCACGCGCCACCGTCCGCACCGCGTCCACCAGACCGTCGGCGTCGGTGTCCTTCAGCAGGAACCCGGCCGCGCCGGCCCGCAACGCGCCGAAGACGTACTCGTCGAGGTCGAAGGTGGTGAGCACCAGCACGTCGGCGAGCGCGTCGGTGACGATCTCCCGGGTCGCGGAGATCCCGTCCCGGCGCGGCATGCGGACGTCCAGCACCGCCACGTCCGGGCGCAGCTCCCGACACAACCGCACCGCTTCCGCACCGTCGGCCGCCTCGCCGACCACCTTCACGCCCGGGGAACCGCCCAGGATCAGGACCAGACCGGCCCGTACCGCCGGCTGGTCGTCCGCGAGCACCACCCGCACCGTCGTCGCCCCCGCCGCGCTGCTCACCGGCCCTCCCCGATGGGCAGCGCGGCTCGGACCTGCCAGCGACCGTCGTGCGGTCCGGCGCTGAACCGGCCGGCCAGCAGGGTGGCGCGCTCCCGCATCCCGATCAGCCCGGCGCCGGCGCCGGCGAGCCCGGCCCCGCCCCGGCGCACCGGGTTCTCCACCGTCAGCACCACCTCCGCCGGTCGGTACACGATCGTCAGGTCCGCCTCGCCGGTGCCGTGCTTGAGCGCGTTGGTCAGGGACTCCTGCACGATCCGGTACGCGGCGAGGTCCACCCCCACCGGCAGCGGCCCCGGCGCACCGTCGGTGCGTACCCGCACCGCGAGGCCGGCGGCCCGGACCCGTTCGACCAGCTCGTCCGTCCCGGCGAGCCGCGCGCTGACCAACTCCGGCGCCGCCGTGCCGTCGCCCCCCGGCTCGCGGAGCACCTCGATCAACTGACGCATCTCCGACAGACCCTGCACGCTGCTCTCCCGGATCACCCGCAACGCCGACTCGACCTGCCCGCGGTCCAGCCCAGGCACGGACAGCACGGCGGTGGCGTGGATGGCCACCGCGCTGAGGTGGTTGGCGACCACGTCGTGCAGTTCCCGGGCCATCCGGGCCCGCTCCGCGCTGACCGCCTGCCGCCGATCCAACTCGACCAGACGGGCGGTCTGCTCGGCCCGGGCCCGTTCGGCGGCAGCCTGGTCGCGGTACTGCCGCACGCTGATCCCGGTCAGGACCGGCAGCAGGCCGACGAGCACCACCAGCACGCCGATGGCCACCCCACTCCACTGGTCGCTGAGAATCACGCCGACGATCGCACCGACGACGCTCAGCCCGATGGTCGCCCGCAGCAACCACCGCCACAGCCGGGGCGGGCCGTAGACGCACGCGTCGTAGAGCACCTGGGTGTAGATCAGGATCGCCCCCAGTGAGCCACCGAGGGAGATGTCCACCACCACCGCCGCGGTGCCGACGGCGAGGCTGGCGCGCGGGGCGACGAGGCGCAGGCCCACGGCGACGCACATCGCCAGCAGCGGCGGCAGGAACAGGACCGCGGGCACGTCCGGGTGCGGACGGATCTGCGGTTGCCAACCGAGGGTCCACAGCACCAGGCCGCCGGCCAGCGAGACGCCGGCCAGCGCCAGATCCCGGCCGCGGGTGCCGGAGCCGAGCCACGGAGGCAGACGCATGCCCCGATCCCACCACAGACGCACCCGGTCGGACTCCGACCGGGGGAGGACGCCGTCGCCCCCGGCATGCGCCGAAAGGGGTACGCGGACAGCGCCCCGATGAGCGAACAATGATCATCATGACTGATGGGGAAGCGCGGGCCGCGCTCGCTCGTGAGATCGACGCCACCTGCCGACTGACGGGAACGTTCGTGCTCCGCTCCGGGCGGACCGCCGACGAGTACTTCGACAAGTACCGCTTCGAGGCCGATCCTCGCCTGCTGGACCGGGTCGCCGCCCAGCTGACACCCCTCGTTCCGACGGACACCGAGGTGGCCGGCCGGCGGGTGCTCGTGGTCGAGGACGTGGTCACCTCCGGCGGTCAGGTGATCGTCTCGACGGGCCAGCTACGCGAACTGGGTGCCCGGGTGGAGCATGCCCTCTGTGTCATCGACCGGGCCGAGGGCGGAGCGCAAACGCTCGCCGATCACGGGGTGGCCCTGCGGGCGCTCTTCACCCGGGCGGACCTGGAGGCTCACCGCACCCGCTGACCGTCGAACCGGCCGGTCGCGACGCCCGGGTGAACAGCGCGAGAAGACGCTGTGAACTGGGCAACCGGCCCCCGCGCGCACCGTCCTGCCCAGGCAACGCCCGGGTACGCCGTGCACGACCCGTCGGGCCCGGCCAGTACGGTGACAGGGCACATCGGGGGCACCCGGGGTGAGACGAACGTGAGGAGACCGGGGATGGCGCACGGGGAGGCCGAGCACGGCTGCGCCCAGGGCGAGCCCTGCCGGCCGGGGCACCACGACCCCCAGCCAGCCGGCAAGCACCGCCGGTCGGTCGGCGGTGCGCTGTTCGCCGGTGGTGAGGTCGACGCCCTGGACCGACGGCTGAACCCGGGGGAGCCGCCCGCCGGTCGGGCCGACGACGAGACCGCTCTTCCGCGTCAGCGCTCCAGCGAGCCCGGCACCCTCGGTGCGTCCGACGTCGACGTCCCGGCTGGTTGCCTCAGTGAACTTCCCGGCTGGGCCGGGGCGCATCGGCACGGCCCGGTCCGGCCGCGCCCGCGCGCCACCCGCCGCGAACGCCCACCCCGCCGCTGGTGCTGACCTGATCACCGCCGGTCGCCGACCGGCGGGTGCGGCTGTCGCTGTCCAGCGCGTGCGCTTCTGACCGGAGTGCGTTTTTCGCCGGCGTGCGTGGCGGACTGGCGTGCGCGGTCGGCCGGCGTGCGTTTTGGCCGGCGTGCGCGGTTGACCGGCGTACGTTTTTTGCGCCGGCGTGCGTGGTGGGCCGGCTGGCGTGGTTGGTCAGCGCGTGCGACGGCGGATCAGCAGGGCGATCCCGGCGAGGCCCACGGTGATGGTGAGCATCACGCCGACATTGAGCAGCAGCAGCCGTTGCAGGTCGCCGAGCGCCTCGTCGAGATCCTTGGCGGGGTCGAGAGTGTCCTCCGGGAGCACCCGCTCGCCGCCACCGACGCCGCCGCTGACCGTGTCGAACTGCCGCTCCAGCGGCACGCCTGCGGTGCGCAGGGTCTCGGACATGCTGAGTCGACCCAGGAACCAGCCGGCGCTGGTCTTGCGGCCGTCCGGCTGCTTCGCCGGTCGGAAGACCCGAGGGCCACCGACCGCCTTCGGATAGAGGTCGTAC
Coding sequences within:
- a CDS encoding sensor histidine kinase; this encodes MRLPPWLGSGTRGRDLALAGVSLAGGLVLWTLGWQPQIRPHPDVPAVLFLPPLLAMCVAVGLRLVAPRASLAVGTAAVVVDISLGGSLGAILIYTQVLYDACVYGPPRLWRWLLRATIGLSVVGAIVGVILSDQWSGVAIGVLVVLVGLLPVLTGISVRQYRDQAAAERARAEQTARLVELDRRQAVSAERARMARELHDVVANHLSAVAIHATAVLSVPGLDRGQVESALRVIRESSVQGLSEMRQLIEVLREPGGDGTAAPELVSARLAGTDELVERVRAAGLAVRVRTDGAPGPLPVGVDLAAYRIVQESLTNALKHGTGEADLTIVYRPAEVVLTVENPVRRGGAGLAGAGAGLIGMRERATLLAGRFSAGPHDGRWQVRAALPIGEGR
- a CDS encoding response regulator transcription factor, encoding MSSAAGATTVRVVLADDQPAVRAGLVLILGGSPGVKVVGEAADGAEAVRLCRELRPDVAVLDVRMPRRDGISATREIVTDALADVLVLTTFDLDEYVFGALRAGAAGFLLKDTDADGLVDAVRTVARGDGFIAPAVTRRLITAFAATAPTASAATRAALATLTPRERDVLACLGLGLSNQQIAERLVLAESTTKTHVSRILAKLDLRSRVQAAILAQELGLPPPPHP
- a CDS encoding orotate phosphoribosyltransferase; its protein translation is MTDGEARAALAREIDATCRLTGTFVLRSGRTADEYFDKYRFEADPRLLDRVAAQLTPLVPTDTEVAGRRVLVVEDVVTSGGQVIVSTGQLRELGARVEHALCVIDRAEGGAQTLADHGVALRALFTRADLEAHRTR
- a CDS encoding PucR family transcriptional regulator encodes the protein MDGLLRTCQASAVSTPGGGELSATLRRIERSAGALATSSVARMDETLPWFRALPADQRSWVMLVAQAGARSLVQWLQDGGGTADSTQEVSDEVFAAAPQALARSITLQQTVALIKVTIDVVEEQVSHLAAEGEEQQLREAVLRFSREIAFAAARVYARAAESRGAWDARLQALLVDALLRGDSPDVLASRAAALGWADAPPVAVAVGRSPGGEVSAVLHVVYRQARRIGVEVIGGVHGDRLVIVLGGAADPMAATAKLLSAFGDGPVVVGPAVPSLDEATESARAALSGFRAAPAWPSAPRPVPAADLLPERALAGDAEARRRLRHDVYATLVRAGGELLATLDAFLAAGGTLESAARALFVHPNTVRYRLRRIAEVTGFSPLSPRDAFALQVALTVGRLDPVAPITSSVPTQTMTPATRKTAQNEDDPRRSL
- a CDS encoding septum formation family protein, which produces MRRSWGSAILVALTLGAGGCDGGPSAKATSTFVPSAGVCHATAADERSPEAYLPIPCSSKHEVETFLVGRITGAEGAASAPPAPGTEAISRLYEACDADAAVFLGGEWRESRLAMRTLVPSAARWEAGERWYRCDLLEMHAVDRWFPNPRANSLRGALAGDSPFRYTCFNDPTESGDLPPASCTGPHDTEFAGIWRAGPEVETLTDDIRHAGCRAVVSRYVGVSETDVEGRFQLFWFTPEGEPEWQAGALSVGCLLHSPEGALTASVKGAGRKALAATA
- a CDS encoding beta-ketoacyl-ACP synthase III, which codes for MTGSRIVSMGHYQPSRVVTNDDIAQLVDTNDEWIRDRVGIVSRRIADSETVADMAAAAAGKALANSGLTAADIDLVVVATCTSIDRSPNVACRVAAKLGITAPGAFDVNTACSGFAYALGTVDHAIRAGASRNALVIGAEKLSDFTDWTDRSTCIIFADGAGAAVVSATADDEPAGIGPVVWGSVPEKSDAVRIEGWRPYVQQEGQAVFRWATTAIAPLALQACERAGVDPSELAAFVPHQANARIIDGIAKRLNIPNAIIAKDIVESGNTSAASVPLALSKLVERREVPSGAPVLLFGFGGGLTYAGQVVRCP